GCAGCGCGGCTTCATCGTTCGTTGACAGCGCTTGGGCGAGCGCTTCGCCGTCGTAGAAGTGCCGCGCCTCGACCTCCGACACCGCCCGACGGACCAGACGCACCTCGTCGAGTTCCCCGCCCGCCAACCCACGGTCGCGGAAGCGCTGGCCCAGGACCAGGTCGTGCCCGCCCGGGCCGTAGGGGTTGCCGCCGCCGACCGTCTTGACCATCGGCCCATCGCGCACGATGTCGCGATGGGCCAGCTCGCCATCGATGAAGAGCGACATCCCCGCCGCCCGGCTCGACCCGTCGTAACGCCAGACCACATGCACCCACTGGCCCGGCTGCACCGCGCCCACCGCGCGCACGGCGATCGCGTTACCCGGCCAGTGGCGGTACGCGCGGGCGACGATGGCGTCGCCTTCGAGCATCAGGTCGAAGCCGTAGGGCCCGACATCGGTGCCGGAGGTGCGTTTCATGATCACGCGCGCCTGCCCATCGTCGACGGCATCGACCCTGAGCCAACACGCGATCGTAAACGGTGTCCAGCGGTCGATGTCGCTCATGCCCGGCAGGAAGGCGACGTTGTCGCCGTCGAACCGAAGCGCCTGGCCGACCACCCCCGGGACAAGCGTCGGGTCGCTTGGCGATTCGTTCGGGGAAATCTGTCCGCGTGCGCCGCCTTCGATACGGTTGACGAGCACCTTGCCCCGGACCGATTCGAGCGGGTAATCGCCGATCCACTGCGGGATCGCCGGCTCGTGCCCGCCCAGCGCGAGCCAGGTCTGGAACGCCGGCTCGCGCGTTTCGATCAACGCGTCAATCGCGCCTTCCTGGTCGGCGATGTCCTGCCGCAGCTGCGCGAGCGTCGCCTGCTGGCTCTCGTTGGGCAGCAGCATCGACGGCGGTGGGATGATGTCGGGGCGTTGGAACTCGGTCGTGCCCGACTCGTCGATGCTGTTGAAAAACGCGAACAGCGCGTAGTACTCGTCCTGGGCGATGGGATCGTAGCGGTGGTCGTGGCAGCGCGCACACTCGAGGGTGAGCCCGAGGTAGGCGGTGCCGAAGGTGTGCAGCCGGTCGGCGACGTATTCGTTCCGCCACTCCTCGGGGATCGATCCGCCCTCGGCGTTCATACGGTGCAGGCGGTTGAACGCGGTGGCGAGTTGCTGGTCGCGCGTCGCGTCGGGCAGCAGGTCGCCGGCGAGTTGCCAGGTGAGGAAGTCGTCGTAGGGCAGGTTGTCGTTGAACGCCTGGATGACCCAGTCGCGGTAGGGCCAGCTCAGCCGAAACCCGTCGACCGAGTAGCCGTAGGTATCGGCGTAGCGCGCGAGGTCGAGCCAGGGCACCGCCAGGCGCTCGCCGAAGCGCGGCGAGGCGAGCAGCCGATCGACCACAGCCGCGTAGGCGGTGTCGCTTTCGTCGGCCAGGAACGCGTCGATCTCATCGGGCGTCGGCGGGAGCCCGGTCAGGTCGAACGTCACGCGGCGCAGCCAACGCTCGCGCGACGCCTCGGGCGATGGCGACAGGCCTTCCGCTTCGAGACGGGCCAGCACGTAGCGGTCCAAGTCGTCCCGCGGCCACGATTCGTCTTCGACCGCCGGCAATGCGACACGGCCCGGCAGCCGCTCGAACGACCAGTGCCGTTCGTATGTTGCGCCCTCTTCGACCCATCGTGTGAGGACCGCTTTTTCGTCGGCCGTCAGCGTCAGCTTCGACTCGGGCGGCGGCATCACGAGTCGGCTGCGCGTCGAATGGACGCGCGACAGCAGTACACTGGCCGACGGGTCGTCCGGGTCGATCACACTCATCGCGCCGAAAAAGCCGTCGCCATCGTCGGGCATGTCGAGCCGGAGGTCCGCCTCGCGGGCCGCGCGGTCGGGGCCGTGGCAGGCGAAGCATTTGTCCGAGAGGATCGGCCGGACGTCGCGGTTGTAGCTGAGGGGTGCTGCCGCTTCGTCGCCGGCACTGACGGGCTGTAACGCAGTCGCGGGTGACGCCGACTCTCCCCGGCCCTGGCCGCAGCCCGGCATCACGATCACGGCCAGCGTCAAAGCCAACACGCAGGCGGCACGGGTTCTGGCACGATTCAACAACGCGTCGGCTCCGGTCTAAAGAAAACCCGGCCGGAAAACCAGCCGGGTCATCATTAGTCTATGTCACTTGAGCCGAAAAACACACCACACTGAAGACAACACGATGCCGATTCTGCTGCACGGGCGTATTTTCTCTAACGAAAGCTCGCCATCCGTGGTTGGATGTCACACCGCAGATTGCGCAGCGAGCTACACATTCTGCGGGGCTGCTTCCTGACTTGTGACAACGGGGTCAGCGCACGTCCCAAGCGCCCCAGGCGTTTGTGCCGTCGGTGGTGGTCCACTGCAAGGAGCCGAAGCCACCCGAGGGGGTTTCGATGCGCCACTCGTTGACGAGCGCGCCAAACCCGTCGGCGACGCCGTTGTAGGTGTGCATCGAGCCGTCGACGGCAAAGTAGTGGCTGGACTTGTTGCCGTGGATCGTCGAGATCCGGTCGCTGCCCGCGTGGCCGGGGTCCGTGCCCTGTGTGCCGCCGAAGGCCGCCGGGTCTTCTTCGAGCACGATTGGGACATAGGCATCGACGTACTGGCCGTTCTCGAGGACCTCGCACTCGATCGGGACGCGGTCGACGGTTGCGCCGGTAAACGCGTAGACGCCCATGTAGTCGAATCGGCCGTTCGATCCGGTCCCGTTGCCGATATCACCTGAGGTTTGGAGCTCCGGGCAGAGGTAGGCGGGCACGGTGCCGCGGTTGCCGATGGTTGCAACTGGCGCGCCCTGGGCCCCGAGGTAGTCGAGGATCGTGCCGTCGTGGTTGACGCCGCCGATACTGGTGGGCCAGGCCTCCTGCCCGATCCAGGAGCGGTCGTCGGGGCCGGGCCCGAGCATGTTGACAAAGCCGAAGTCCTTGCCGGTCGCGGGCAGGCGGTCTTTGTGGTCGGTGGAGAAGGCGACAAAGCACAGCCCGATGCCGCGCATGTTGCTCTGACACTGGATCCCGCGGGCGGCCTGTCGGGCCGAGCCCAGGGCCGGCAGAAGGATCGCAATCAGGAGAGCGATGATCGAGATCACGACCAAGAGTTCGATAAGGGTGAAAGCATTTCGGGTACGCACAGTGGGCTCCTAGAGGGGAGGTAAAGAAGACAGGGGAACTTAAGTATACGCAAGCGGGGTGAATCGGCCTAGCGAATTTTCGCCCCGCGGCACAAGCTTGCGGGGCCCTGAATCGACCGCCCGCTACGTTAGCGCGGACGATCGCTGGGTGGAAAACCCCCGGCCGACCTGAGCCGGGCCGAGGGCGAAGGAGGCACGGGTTTACGCGCGTCGGCGCCGGAGCAGCGCGAGGCCGCCGAGGCCGAGCAGCGCCAGCGAGCCGGGCTCGGGGACGCCGAGGGACACGGTCGGGTCGTTGAGCTGGCCGATGTAGATATCACCGGCGAAGCCGCTGGGATGGCCGCCGAAGCCGATCGGCCGGTTCAGCGAGTCGCCGAAGTCGGAGACGAAGACGCCGGTGGCCGTATCGACCGTGCCATCGACGTCGAGGGTGATGTCGCCGATCACGTTGGTCAGGTCCGCACCGTTGGTCACGGTGAAGGTGGCGACGACATGGTGCCACTGGCCGTCGTTGAGCGGTCCGGCCGAGCTGGTCAGCAGAGCACCGGCGCTGTCGCTGAGCTTGAAGTCGATGCCGAAGTTGGGGTTGAACTGGATACCTTCGGTGCCGGCGTAGTCGATCAGACTGGCGCTGCCGCCCAGCGTGGTGCTGGAGGTGTTGAACCAGACATCCATCGTGAACCCGCCGGCCGCAACGATCGAGGCGTTGTCGAGCAGGTCGATGTCGTTGGTGATGATCCGGTCGGTCGAACCGTCGAATTCGTAGGACATATCGCCGGCGTTGGGGCCACCCGCGACCACGGTCACACCTGCTCCGGCGGTGCCGTCGTTGCCCATGCCGCTGGAGTCCACGCCGATGCCGTCGGCGGCGTCGTAGACGACGATCGGCGTCAGCGCGGCTTCGGCGTTGAGCGCGAAGCCGGTGAGGGCGATTGCGGCCAAGGCCGCGATACTAGTGCGAATCTGCATGTCGATTCCTCCTGAATAGGGAGTAGAAATTGGTGGGCCATGCCTGACCCGGTTCCGCGGAGACGCGCCGCGGAGTCAACGCCACGGGCCCGCGGTGGCGGGGCCGTGACGAAAGAGTGCGAAACTTACGCGCGTCGGCGTCGCAGGAGCGCGAGCCCGCCGAGGCCCAGCAATGCGAGCGAGCCGGGCTCGGGGATGAACTCGTTGTAGTGGTTGCTGATCGCGTTACCACTCAGCGCCGAGTCGTAGACCGCGACACCGATCAGCGAGCCGTTGAGGGCGTCCACGCTTTCTGCGGTGCCGTGGTTGTACGCGTGGCCGATGCCGGTGAGCCCTGACAGAGCAATCGACGCGGTCGGGATGGTCTCGACGAACACGCCGTTGACGTAGAGCTGCATGTCCGTGCCGTCGGCGACAAACACGGCGTGGGTCGTGGTGTTGACGGCGTGGGGTGTGGTCGCCGTAAAGTCCGCGACGCCGAACGCCGTGACACCGTAGGTGCCGGAGTTGTTCCACTGGTTCATCTTGAGCCCGGCGCTGTCGCCGGCCGGTGCGCCGAGCGAGCCCATGAAGGCGTTGCTGCCGTCACCGCCGGGGGCGTTGTAGATGAACTCGTAGGTGACGCCGCCGTTGGTGGCGTCATCGTACGCGCCGATGTCGGCCTCCATGGGCGCGTTGACGTTGGTGTCGGTGTAGCCGGCACCGTCGCCGGCGACCGCCGCCTGCCACTCGGCCAGCCCGGCCGAAGCCGTGCCGACGAAGGCGACGGCGCCGAGGCCCGCCAAAAGGGTCCGTGTCTGCATGTCGATTCCTCCTAAAAAAGGGGTGAGGTGAAGTAGGCCATGCCTGGCCTGATCCACGGCCACGCGCCGCGGGTCAACGCCACGGGCCCGCGTCGGCGGGGCCGTGACGAAAGAGTTCGAAACTTACGCGCGTCGGCGTCGCAGCAGCGCGAGGCCACCGAGGCCCAGCAGCGCCAGCGAGCCGGGCTCGGGGACGTTGTTGGTGAAGACGATCTCGGCCAGGCCGGCCCGGTCGCCGCCAGCCACCGGGTTGCCCGGGTTGCCGGGGTCGTCCGTGCCGAAGTGGTTGTCGTTGACGGTCAGGCGGATGAAGTTGGCATCGGTTGCTGCGAGTGCGACCGTCGTGCCCTCACCGGGGGCCGCGCCGAACGGGACCGCAACCGTCTGGCTGCTGCCGAACGTCGTGCCGCCATTGGTCGAGAATTCGATCGTCACGTCCGAGATGGCGTTGCCGCCGTACACGCCGAAGTGGTACCCCCAACTGGTAAACGAGTCGACCGTGTGGGTCGCGCCCAGGTCGATATCGAAGACGATCGTGCCGCCGGCACCCGCCGGGTCGAAGTAGTCGCCTGTCGGGCCGTTGGGGTCGGTCGTGGTCCATGCGTTGCCAGGCGCACTGAACGACACGGCCTCGTGGGTAACACTCCCGAGGTTAGACTCATCATTCGCGAGGGCGGCGCTCAGGCCGTTGCCGTTGATGAGGTTCGTCTCGTTGTCCAGGTTCAGCCCAGCGAGTTCGACGCCGGTACCGACGTAGCTGATGCTTGTTGGTGTGATGACATCGGCGTTTGCAACGCCGACTAGCGTCAGGGCCGTGAGGCCGGCGAATAGGGTCTTGGTCGTCATTGGGGATTCTCCAAAAAAAGGAATCATTCTTTTCTCCCAGCGGAACACCCGCGTGGGCTTGCCGAGGTCGGCCGGGTCCCCGTGTGCTCGGCATACACGGCGGCAAAGGCTTTGCACCCGTCTCCGGGCACGGGCCACTCAATCGCGATCCAACTCCAGTGTCGCGTGTGCGACGATCTCCTCCGAATCCAGCACCCAATCGTACACCACCAATTCGTCGATCCCGCCCGACCAGTGCTCGGTACCGACGCCGACGCCGACGCGGGCGTCGCCGATGAGCGTCCGGCTACGGGACGGCGGGATAAAGAGCCGGCCTTCGCCGCCGCGGTGCCGATTGACACCCGCTTGATCGGCGATGCGGTGGGCAACCAGTCGGCCGTCGATGTACATCGCAAGCCGGCCTTCCCCGTCCATCGACGCCGCCACATGCACCCACTGGTCCGTCGGCAGGGGCGAGCGTGATGTCGCATCGAACACCGAAAAGCCGGTGAAGTGGAGGGTCGGCCCACCCACAACATCCTCGGGCAAGCCCGACACACCAAAACCCAGACCGCCTATGTGTCTACCGTCCGCATCGAGTTCGTTGTTCGCGATGATGCGCATCCGGCGATCGACCCCGGAGGGCACAAACACCCACGCCTCGACCGTAAAGCCGGCCGCGACATCCAAACCGCTCAGCGCGTCCGACGTGATCGACCGACGCCCCGAGAGCTGCAGCGCCTGGTCACTTGGCTCGCCGCCCGGGAAGCAATCGGGCGAGAGGTCCGAGGTCCACACCCCGGCCAGCGCCGCGTTGGCCGCACCCAAGCCCGCGAGCACGCCGTCGCCATCCACTTCGTTGAAACGCCAGTAGGCCAGGGGCTCGGCGTCGCGGACCCGCCGCTCGTAAGCGCCGGGCACATGACGGTAAAACGCGCTGGGCTGCGACGCGATCGCCGTCGGCGCATGACCCGCACGGACGACCGATGCCTCACCGACCACGGCTTGTACGGGCTCAAATGCTTGAGACGATCGGCCGGGCTCAAGACGAACCGTGCCACGCAACACATGCATCGCGCTGCCGCGCGTCCCGCCGGATTCGATCGCGACCTCCGCCCCGAGACCGACGACCTCCATCGTGTCTGTGCGGATCGTAAAGCCATCGGCCAGTTCGGGGACATGGCCGACGAGCTTGCCGCGGTCGAGTGTGACGAGCATGTCCGACGTCGGCACCAAACGGGCGGGGGCTTCGATTGTCAGCGACACGCCGCTTGTCATTTCGAGCTCGATGATGCCCGACGCCAGCTCGATCGGCCGATCAAACACGGCCGTGTTGGCCTCAACACCCCGGCCGTCGGCCCACCGGGCATCCAACACCGCAGCGACACGCGCGACACGCACGGGCTGCTCCACACTGAGATGGCCAACGCCCGAGCGCGGGTTGCTCGCGACGGCTTCGGGCTGTGTTGTCGGCGTTGGCGCGGGCCGGTTGAACCAGACCACCGAAGCCACCAGCGCGATCACCGCCGCAAGGCCGAGCCAAACCAAGGCCTTAGGGATCACGATCACCCGATGGTCGGAGAGTACATCGGGTCGCTGCGAAGCGGCACGCAGGCGGCGTATCTCGGCCTCGGCCTGCTGCAGCCGGTGCTGCTCTTCTTCTTCCAGCATCCGGCGCGACAATTCTTCACGCTGACGATCGATCACGCCTGTCAATAGGACCTGCCCGATCGCGCTGTCCGCTGCGCGGGCGGCGTGTGTCTCGGCACCGGCTCGCCAGTCCAGCGTGCAGACCGTCATCATCAGATCGGCGTAGTCCGTGCGCGCCTGAGCATCACCCGCCAGCATCGCCTCAAGACGGGCGTGGTCTGCGGCGTCGAGGTCGCCCTCGGCCGCACGCAGCACAAGCTCGGTCAGCTCGACATACTTCGCCTGGCGATCAGTCATGGCTCAGCCCCCCGATCGCTCGGCGGACGCACAGCGACAAGGCCGTGTGGATCCGCGCCATCGCTTTGTACATCCCCGCCGTGGGTCGACCCACACGCTGGGCGACCTGCTTGATCGTCAGCCCGTCGCGGTAACGCAGCGAAATCAACTCGCGGTCCTTGTCCGTAAGCTTGTGCAGGCAAAGCTCCAACGCGTCATGGCGCTCATCAAACTTGGCGGCGCTGACCTCTGATGCCTCGGCTAACGACTCGAGTAGCGCCTCGCTGAACACGAGCTTGGACCGCGCAAACTTCTGACGGAACTGCAACACCTCGTAACGCGCGATCGCCATCGACCACGCCACAAAGTCTGTGCCCGCCTCGAAGGAATCAAACTTCCGCCACATCACGACGATCGTTTCCTGCAGCAGGTCGTCTGCATCATTGCGGTTGGGCACTAACGACAAAATAAACGCATGCACCCGGCGCTGATTCGACAACAGAAGCGACAGAAAAAGCTCCGTCCGGTCACGGCCCGACGAACCGTCAGAGTCATCTCCTGCACCGACCACCGGGCGGTCCGGGTCAACGTCACGCCAGGGCGAGGCGGGGCGGTCTGACGGAGAATTGGGCAAGACGGCTCCTTCACGGCCGGCACGCAAAGAGAACGCACCATGAGGTAACCGCGTTAGAAATCCGTGATTAGAGGGCTAAAATAAAAAAAACTTGACTCGGCAGGGGAGATTCTGCAAGTATTTGATTTCACACGATTTATGGCTATGACAGCGCCAGCGGCGTGCCCGCGTCCCCGAACTGGTCCACCTCGACCCCCAGCCGTTGGAGCAGCGCGAGGTGCAGGGCGCACAGCCGGTTGTTGTCGCCGCAGTCCACCGCCCGGCCCGTCCGCACCCCCGCCCCGCCGCCGCCCGCAAGCACCACCGGCAGGTTGTGGAAGTTATGGCTGTTGCCATCGCTCAGGCCCGAGCCGAACAGCAGCATCGTGTGGTCCAGCAGCGTGCCCTCGCCCTCGGGGATCGCCTTCAGTCGGCCCGTCACGTACGCGAGCTGCTCGATGAAGTACCTGTTGATGAGCTGATACTGCCGCAGCTTGTCGTCGCTGTTCTCGTGGTGCGACATGTGGTGGTGCCCGCCGCTCACGCCGTCAAGGAAGCTCATGTTCCGTCCCGATACCGAATTGCCAAACATGAACGTCGCGACACGCGTTTTGTTCATCTGGAACGCCAGCACAATCAGGTCGAGCATCAAGCGGTAGTGCTCGGTCGCGTCCTCGGGCAGGCCCACCGCCGGGCGCGAGAGGTCGTGGGGATCGATCGTCGTGTCGGGCGTCCACTGTTCACGCCCCTCGCTCTCGAGCGCTTCGATGCGGTGCTCGACCGCGCGGATCGATTCAAAATACTCGCCGAGCTTCTGCCGATCATTGGCGCTGACGCGGCGCTCCAGCCGCTGCGCATCGTCGAGGACGGCGTCCAGGATGCTGCGGTCGGTCTGCCGCGCAGCGGCCTCGCGGAACAGGCGGTCAAACGCCTGACGCGGGTAGATCTCTTTGGGCACGGGTGTCGTCGGCGAGGACCAGGAGATATGCCCGCCGTAGATCTGCGTAAACCCAACGTTCGTATCGACCCCGCCCCGTGTCGGCTCGGTCGCGAGCACCAGCGAATTCAGCGGGGTCTGCCCGGCATACTGCTGCGCAATGAGTTGGTCCATCGACACACCCACGTGCAGGTCGCGCCCCTTCGTCTTGCGCACCGTCTCGCCCGAGAGCAGGTTCGCCGTCTTCGCGTAGTGCCCGTCCCCGCCCGCGGCGTTGCGGTTGTGCAGCCCCTTCAAGACCAGGATGTCCTGCTTCACGCTTTCCATCGGCGCGAGCGTGTCCGAGAGCGTCATCGCGTCGCCCTCGCCGGCCGCGTCCCAGTGCCGGGTGTTCACGCCGTTGGGCATGAACAACGCCGCCATGCGCAGCGGCGCACCGCCGGCCGTGAAACCCGCGGCGGCCTCACCCGTCGCGCCGGCGACGGCCGCGCCGGCCGGAACGCCCTGCGCCATCGCCGAGGAGCCAAACACATTCACCGACTCCAGCCAAGGCAGCGCCAGCGTTACCCCCAGCCCCTTCAGCATCGTTCGGCGGTCGATCTTCTTCGGCATGTTCATGGCGTGTCCTCGGATGTCGCATCCACCGGCGGCGCGGGTCGGCGGTGCTGGAATGGGTAGCTCTGCGCGACTTCGATCAGGAGGGCTGCAAACGTATCATCCTCGGCCAGGCGGGCCTCGAGCCGACGCAGCGTCGGGCGGTCGGTGTACTCTAGCTCACGCCCGAGCGCATAGCCCAGTGTTTTCCGGGCGATCTGTCGATAAAAACGCGCCCGGTTCGCCAGCAGGTACGCCCGCAGCCCATCAACCCCCGCCAGCTCCGTGCCGTCGGGCATCGTCCCGCGGTCGTCGATCGGCTGGCCGGCAGTATCCCGCTCCACCCATCGGCCCAGCGCGTCGTATCGCTGCATCGCGAAGCCCACGGGGTCCAGCCGGTCGTGGCACACCGCACACGCCGGGTCCGCGCGGTGGACCGACAGGCGCTCGCGCAGCGAAAGCGATTCGACGTGCTCGCCCTCGGGCAGCTCGCCCACGTTGGGCGGCGGAGGCGGCGTCGGCGAACCCAGCAGCGCCCCGAGCACCCACTGCCCGCGAAGCACCGGGCTCGACCGCGTCGGGTACGACGTCAGCAGGTGGAACGCGCCCATGCCCAGCACGCCGCCGCGTGGCGCACCCTCGACACGGATGCGATGCCACGAATCTGCGCCGTCTTCCCCGCCGTGCTGCGATTCAAGTGTCAGGCCATAGTGCGCCGCGAGCGAGGCATTAGCGAAGGTAAAGTCCGAATCGATCAGCGCGAGCGTCGGCGCATCTTCCCGCACCAGCGCCGCCAAAAATAGCCCGGCCTCCTGCACCAACGCATCACGCAGCGCCGCGTCGTACGCCGGGAACACTTCGACATCCGGCCCATCGGTCCGCGCGACCTCCGGCAGACCCAGCCACTGCCCCAGCATCTGCTCGGCAAAACCCGCCGACCGCACATCCGCCAGCATCCGGCGGACCTGACGCTCGATTTCTTCCGCCTCGGCCAGACGCCCCGCCTCCGCCGCAGCCAAGAGCTCCTCATCCGGCATCGACGCCCACAGCAGGTACGACAGCCGGCTCGCCAGCTCGACACCGCTCACACGGGTCGGCCCATCGCCCGCGCGGTCGCGCTCTACCCGCAACAGAAAGTGTGGCGACACCAGCACGCGCCGTACCGTCTGCCGCACCGCGTCCTCAAACGATGACGACCCATCACGCAGCGCATCGAAAAACGCGACCAGCCGATCCAGCTCGCCGTCCTCCAACGGCCGACGGTACGCACGGCGCACAAACGGCCCGAGCATCCGCACCAGCGCATCACGCTCGTGGTTCGCGTTCCCCTCGCGGCGGAGCCACTCCTCGTCCTGCAGCCGCCTGAGTTCGTCACGCTCCGGCTCGCCTACCGCGGCGAAGAGCTGGTCGTTGTTGTACGCGAACGGCATATGCCCGAATCGGCCGTAGCCCGCCTGCAAGACGAACGAACGCTTGTCTTCCGTATCGCCAAACCAGCGCGCGCGGTCTCTTTGGGCTTTCGCCGGAGGATCGACGCGATCCGCGCCGCGGCCGGGACGGACAGCGAGTCTTGTTCTTCGATGCTGCGTCCCGCATCCGGCTCGGGCAGCGCACGCCATGCCGCAACGACCTGCGCGATCGGTTCATCCCCATCGCCCGGGCCTTCCTCAAAAAACGCGGCGAGACCGTGCAGATAAACCGCGTGCAGCGACTCGTTTTCCGCGAACTGCTCGACGCTCAGCGTTTCGTCTGCCAGCGCCGCGTGGCGGTAGCGGTACAGTGCCGGCACGTAGCGCTCGGCCTGCTCGTCGTCGCTGATGAACACATCCAGCTCCGCCAGCCGGTCGTGCCGGTACTGCTTGAGCGCTTCGGCCGCGGCGTCGCGCCACGACTGCCGATCTCGCTCGCCGAGTCGCGCTTCGTGCCAGACCAGCCCGCTTGTGAACGAGACCTCGAGGTGTTCGACGATCTGCTGCGATGCGTCGAGGTACTTCTCCATCAACAGCGGCGAGAGGAACAGCGTGTCGGCGTTATTGGTGAAGCCCTCGCCGCCTCCGCCCTCGGCGGGGAAACGCGCGGCGGGCCTAAGGTCGAGCCCAATGAGATCACGTACCGTGTTGTCGTACTCGAAGTGCGTCAGCCGACGCGACAAAGCGGGCCCCGGGTCCGGCGGGCCGTCGGGCTCGTAAGTGTCGAGCACGTGACGGAGGTAGGCCGCGAGACGCTGCCGCGTCTGCTCGTCGAGCTGCTCCGCCTCCATCGGCGGCATCGTGCGTCCCTCGATCTGGTCGACGACGGTCTCCCACGTTCGGAAGTGCTCGACCAGTTCGCGCTCGCTGTCGATGCCCGAAAGCACCACCCCGCCCTTGTGCGTCGCGCGGTCGTGGCAGTCGTAGCAGTACCACTCGAGGAGCGGCCGGGCGTGCTCGGCGAAATCGACTTCGGCCGGGTCGTCCGACAACGCCGCCAGCCAGTCGGCCCCCCCGGAACTGCCGGCATCTTCACCTAAGGCGTCCTGTTCCTGCGCGGATAGCGACTTGATCGCCGAACCCGCGGCCATCGCGATCGCCAGCAGCCCGCCGGCCAGCCAGGTTGTCCGAGTTTTCCTGGGGTGTGCATCCAAACCGATACCGCTCCGCTTAGCCGGGCCCGTTCTTAGCCCGACGTAAGTGGGTATCGGGTATTACGGGGCGGGCGGGGTAGCGGGGAGGGGAGTCGCGGCAGATGGCGCGACTACTTCTCGCGTTGCCAGTGCACGCTTGGCGCGTCGCCCCAGAGCATTTCGAGGTCGTAGATCGACCGCGTCGCGGGCTCGAAGAGGTGGGCCATAACATCCACAAAGTCGAGCACGACCCAGCGGGTGGTCTGGTCGGTGTCGCTGCCGTAGCGCTCGCTGCCCAGCGACTCGGCCAGGTCGGTCGCGCGTGCGCCCAGGGCCTTGATCTGCCGGTCGCTCGTGCCCGAGGCGATGACGATGTAGCTCGTGATCGGACTCACGCCGCGCAGGTCGAAGACGAGGATGTCGGCGCAGTCGAAGTCGTCGAGCATCTGCGCGATCTTGCAGGCGAGGCCCAGCGCCTTGGCGTCGTCGCTCCCGGGCTTGGGCCGGTCGGCGGGGACGCGCGCGGGGTCGGTCTGCTTGGCCAGTTCGTCGTGTTGTTCAGGGGTATCCGTCATCGTGTCAATCGTAGTCAGGTGGACAGCCGGCGGCCGACGGACGCCGGGCGTTGAGTGCGGGGCGTTTTACCGGCTGCCCGGCACCGCAACGAACAAGCCCACGGAGGACCCGTGGGCTTGCATGAAAATCAATGGGGTCGGCCAAGCCGAGCCGGTCGGGTCAGCGCCGCGGGGCACGGGGCGGCATGGTGGCCCGCTTGACCATCTTGCGCAGGGCGCGCTGCTTGCGTTCCGAGGGTTTCTCGTAATAAGCGCGCTTCTTGATGTCTTTGGTGAGCCCTTCTTTCTCGCACAGCTTCTTGAAGCGGCGCATCATCTGCTCGGCGGATTCGCCGTTGCGGGCTTTGATTCGGATGGCCATACGCGTGGGTCTTTCGTCAAGGGGTCAGGGGTTGCGTGGGACCGCGTATTGTGCCAAAAGCTGGGCGGGGTCGCAAGTCGAGGGGCGATCGATGAACTCGTTAGCCGTCGCCGGTACGGTGATGCGTACCCACGGATGGAATCCGTGGGCTTCGTGGGCAGCGATCCCACCCCTAACTCAAGGCCACACCACGACTTCCCGCTCCAACGCGACGCCGAATCGCTCCTGCACGACCTCCTGGACGTGCCGCATCAGCTTATCGACGTCGTCGGCGCTGGCGTCGCGCTTGTCGGCCACGATGAAGTTGGCATGGACCTCGCTCACGCTCGCGGTGCCCAGGGAAAAGCCCTTGAGCCCGGCCTGGTCGATCAGCATGCCTGCGGGCCGGCCGGCCGCGTCGGGGTCGTCCTCGGGCGGATTCTTGAAGCAGCACCCGGCCGACTTGTCGCTGAAGGGCTGGCTGTTGGTCTTGTAGAAGTAGATCTCTTTG
The sequence above is a segment of the Phycisphaeraceae bacterium D3-23 genome. Coding sequences within it:
- a CDS encoding DUF1587 domain-containing protein; this translates as MDAHPRKTRTTWLAGGLLAIAMAAGSAIKSLSAQEQDALGEDAGSSGGADWLAALSDDPAEVDFAEHARPLLEWYCYDCHDRATHKGGVVLSGIDSERELVEHFRTWETVVDQIEGRTMPPMEAEQLDEQTRQRLAAYLRHVLDTYEPDGPPDPGPALSRRLTHFEYDNTVRDLIGLDLRPAARFPAEGGGGEGFTNNADTLFLSPLLMEKYLDASQQIVEHLEVSFTSGLVWHEARLGERDRQSWRDAAAEALKQYRHDRLAELDVFISDDEQAERYVPALYRYRHAALADETLSVEQFAENESLHAVYLHGLAAFFEEGPGDGDEPIAQVVAAWRALPEPDAGRSIEEQDSLSVPAAARIASILRRKPKETARAGLAIRKTSVRSSCRRATADSGICRSRTTTTSSSPR
- the rsfS gene encoding ribosome silencing factor, which produces MTDTPEQHDELAKQTDPARVPADRPKPGSDDAKALGLACKIAQMLDDFDCADILVFDLRGVSPITSYIVIASGTSDRQIKALGARATDLAESLGSERYGSDTDQTTRWVVLDFVDVMAHLFEPATRSIYDLEMLWGDAPSVHWQREK
- the rpsU gene encoding 30S ribosomal protein S21, producing MAIRIKARNGESAEQMMRRFKKLCEKEGLTKDIKKRAYYEKPSERKQRALRKMVKRATMPPRAPRR